From the Nitrobacter hamburgensis X14 genome, one window contains:
- a CDS encoding ChbG/HpnK family deacetylase has protein sequence MSGDKPLRRIRLCADDYGISPGVNRAIRDLIERERINATSVMVVGPAAGRHDVEALEAAVARNPHCVIGLHATLTAPFQPLTMHYRPRDGGLFPPLSKMLRASLLCRFEPEMILDEVTAQIAAFTERFGRAPDYVDGHQHVQIFPQVRGAFLSAVGNAAPGAWVRQCGRRQPLARRLGTPKALLLDILSAGFRRHAARAGIRFNPAFAGAYDFTKSDFAALMQTFLDGSPDGGLIMCHPGFVDDTLIALDPLTDQREREYAFLSGDGFRDMLAANRVTLG, from the coding sequence ATGAGCGGCGATAAACCGTTACGCCGGATTCGGCTGTGCGCTGACGACTACGGCATCAGCCCCGGCGTCAACCGCGCGATCCGCGATCTGATCGAGCGGGAGCGCATCAATGCGACCTCGGTGATGGTGGTCGGCCCCGCCGCCGGACGCCATGACGTCGAGGCGCTGGAGGCCGCAGTCGCGCGCAATCCGCATTGCGTCATCGGCCTGCACGCCACTCTTACCGCGCCGTTTCAGCCGCTCACCATGCACTACCGGCCACGCGATGGCGGACTGTTTCCGCCGCTTTCGAAGATGCTGCGCGCGAGCCTGTTGTGCCGGTTCGAGCCCGAGATGATTCTCGACGAAGTGACGGCGCAGATCGCGGCATTTACCGAACGGTTCGGCCGCGCGCCCGATTATGTCGACGGCCATCAGCACGTGCAGATCTTCCCGCAGGTACGCGGCGCCTTTCTGTCGGCGGTCGGAAACGCCGCGCCCGGCGCATGGGTGCGCCAGTGCGGTCGTCGCCAACCGCTGGCGCGGCGGCTCGGCACGCCGAAGGCGCTGCTTCTGGATATTCTGAGCGCCGGGTTTCGTCGCCATGCGGCGCGTGCCGGCATCCGCTTCAATCCGGCATTCGCCGGCGCCTATGATTTCACGAAGTCCGACTTCGCCGCGCTGATGCAGACGTTTCTGGACGGTTCGCCGGACGGCGGCCTGATCATGTGCCATCCCGGCTTTGTCGACGACACCCTGATCGCGCTCGATCCGCTCACCGACCAGCGCGAGCGGGAATACGCATTCCTCTCAGGGGACGGTTTTCGGGACATGCTGGCGGCGAATCGGGTGACGCTGGGCTGA